A genomic region of Gemmatimonadota bacterium contains the following coding sequences:
- a CDS encoding SDR family oxidoreductase, with product MDPRVVVITGGSAGIGAAAVQLLAARGDAVVPVARRAEKLEEVAREAGGTVFPVSADMEVRAEVRRAVDATLERFGRVDVWVNNAGRGISRLPSELTDDDIDAMMRANVLSALYGMQEVLPHFKERGQGHLINVSSLLGRVPFATIRSAYCGAKHFLNALTATFRAELAESHPGIRISLLSPGVVRTDFGNSALHGGPDSRSFPESQSAEEVAAVLADVIDTGRPDVYTRAGFHERIAGYYASHGTDP from the coding sequence ATGGACCCCCGGGTCGTCGTCATAACGGGTGGCAGCGCCGGGATCGGCGCGGCCGCAGTCCAGCTCCTCGCCGCCCGCGGGGATGCCGTGGTGCCGGTGGCCCGCCGGGCCGAGAAGCTGGAGGAGGTCGCGCGGGAGGCCGGAGGCACCGTCTTCCCGGTCAGCGCCGACATGGAGGTCCGCGCCGAGGTGCGGCGGGCCGTGGACGCGACGCTCGAGCGCTTCGGTCGCGTCGACGTCTGGGTGAACAATGCCGGTCGGGGGATCTCCCGGTTGCCCTCGGAGCTCACGGACGACGACATCGACGCCATGATGCGCGCCAACGTGCTGAGCGCGCTGTACGGCATGCAGGAGGTGCTCCCGCACTTCAAGGAGCGGGGCCAGGGCCACCTGATCAACGTGTCCTCGCTCCTGGGACGCGTGCCGTTCGCCACCATCCGCTCCGCCTACTGCGGGGCCAAGCACTTCCTGAACGCGCTGACGGCCACGTTCCGGGCCGAGCTGGCCGAGTCGCATCCCGGCATCCGCATCTCGCTGCTCTCCCCGGGCGTGGTACGCACCGACTTCGGCAACAGTGCGCTGCACGGCGGACCCGACTCCCGCTCCTTTCCCGAGTCGCAGAGTGCCGAGGAGGTTGCCGCCGTCCTCGCGGACGTCATCGACACGGGCCGACCCGACGTCTACACACGCGCTGGCTTCCACGAGCGGATCGCCGGGTACTACGCGTCGCACGGGACGGATCCGTAG